One part of the Botrytis cinerea B05.10 chromosome 8, complete sequence genome encodes these proteins:
- the Bcubp1 gene encoding Bcubp1, producing the protein MNPQARKTYDLFDRDQFTADDYHQDYTEGLHQKERIGIGTILSISAIVIALVYQGLINLDYDLLPPSQLAWNALVYITPSSLLDFADHCSNPLPIRNPDTMTYPRTHAQKSEMMRRLFGLDTPGGIIDSVASAGRRRLSTLPLIGSLGVAGDDETPAGLGNWDNSCYQNSILQGLASLDSLPDFLESFQNDGALRQEGSKSEEIKMANALKELIATLKDKSNNGRRIWTPAALKNMSSWQQQDAQEYFSGLLGAIDKEYGTATKSGGVSGLEQLNNLQNSSQEPSHTQALSPNPLTGLTATRVVCTKCGYSEGLKTTPSLCQPLIVGEGWEYDLSQLLHEGTKLEFVNGVYCERCTLQKSQHLLSTLMERLEAEPEDNRIRINASERLRAVTEALENDDFAEKTLKDKCKIPTENWVTVTKSKQDIIARPPKSLAIHLNRSTYGLDGELSKKTAAIRFPKHLDLGPYCLGSAGRNNEEHDSEEWLLAPYDSMVAGTQKNSRIQGPVYELRAVVTHSGRHDNGHYVCYRKHPVSENKTDENGNKQDQWWRLSDEHVMKVSEDNVLAQGGVFMLFYDQIEPAVHLSPIDPVADISMQDAGIEKSACGSQPGITPLISHKAISNSDMITPSPEIDDTGIVISRSSSASNLSDAEMQFKNNESHDDRETTASEGSDGDEDTKQKKETRYTPTKAILIPQPYMRTSKSKSGRDSSEGTRENNMGGLVMV; encoded by the coding sequence ATGAATCCTCAAGCCCGCAAAACGTATGATCTCTTCGACAGAGATCAGTTTACAGCAGATGATTATCATCAAGATTATACTGAAGGGTTACATCAGAAAGAGCGTATTGGAATAGGAACCATCTTGTCGATATCAGCTATTGTCATCGCATTAGTCTATCAAGGGCTCATCAATCTCGATTATGACCTCCTACCTCCCTCGCAATTGGCTTGGAACGCTCTAGTTTACATAACGCCTTCTTCATTGCTCGATTTCGCCGACCATTGCTCAAACCCTCTACCAATACGGAATCCCGACACAATGACATACCCGCGCACACATGCGCAAAAAAGCGAGATGATGCGCCGACTATTTGGCTTGGACACTCCGGGTGGGATTATAGATTCCGTTGCGAGTGCTGGGAGGAGAAGACTATCGACTCTTCCCCTCATCGGTAGTTTGGGGGTTGCGGGGGACGATGAAACGCCCGCGGGATTAGGCAATTGGGACAATTCCTGCTATCAAAACAGCATCTTACAAGGACTAGCATCATTAGACTCACTGCCAGACTTCCTAGAAAGTTTTCAAAATGATGGAGCTCTACGACAGGAGGGTTCGAAATCCGAAGAGATCAAAATGGCCAATGCTTTGAAGGAGTTGATTGCTACTCTAAAGGACAAATCAAATAATGGGAGGAGGATCTGGACGCCGGCAGCATTGAAAAATATGAGTAGTTGGCAGCAACAAGATGCGCAAGAATACTTTTCGGGTCTTCTCGGCGCAATAGACAAAGAATATGGAACAGCGACAAAGTCAGGCGGGGTATCGGGATTGGAACAGCTCAATAATTTGCAAAATTCGAGTCAAGAGCCATCTCACACTCAGGCCTTGTCACCGAATCCTTTGACTGGACTTACCGCTACCAGGGTTGTGTGCACAAAATGTGGTTATTCCGAAGGCTTGAAAACCACGCCTTCTCTTTGTCAGCCTTTGATTGTTGGGGAAGGCTGGGAATATGACCTCTCTCAATTGCTTCACGAAGGTACAAAGCTAGAATTTGTCAATGGTGTGTACTGTGAGAGATGTACGTTACAGAAAAGTCAGCATTTACTTTCTACTTTAATGGAACGACTTGAGGCCGAACCGGAAGACAATCGGATTCGCATAAATGCATCCGAACGACTACGGGCCGTCACTGAAGCACTagaaaatgatgattttgCCGAAAAGACACTTAAGGATAAGTGTAAAATACCTACAGAAAATTGGGTGACTGTtaccaaatcaaaacaagatattATTGCTCGACCTCCAAAATCTTTAGCCATTCACCTTAATCGAAGCACTTACGGGCTTGATGGAGAGTTGAGTAAGAAAACAGCCGCTATCCGCTTTCCCAAACATCTCGATCTTGGCCCATACTGTCTAGGTAGTGCTGGGCGCAACAATGAAGAGCATGATAGCGAAGAATGGCTCTTAGCTCCATATGACTCTATGGTTGCGGGAACACAAAAGAATTCTCGGATACAGGGACCAGTATACGAATTACGGGCAGTTGTTACACACTCTGGAAGGCATGATAACGGTCACTATGTTTGCTACCGAAAACATCCAGTTTCGGAAAACAAAACCGATGAGAATGGCAACAAACAAGATCAGTGGTGGCGGTTAAGTGATGAGCATGTCATGAAAGTCAGTGAAGATAATGTCTTGGCGCAAGGAGGGGTATTTATGCTCTTTTATGATCAGATAGAACCTGCTGTTCATCTATCACCCATAGACCCCGTTGCCGACATATCAATGCAAGATGCAGGCATAGAAAAATCGGCGTGCGGCTCCCAACCCGGAATCACTCCTCTCATATCCCATAAGGCGATCTCAAACTCAGACATGATTACCCCTTCCCCTGAGATTGATGATACAGGCATCGTTATATCCAGATCTTCATCAGCTTCCAATTTATCAGACGCAGAAATGCAGTTTAAGAACAACGAAAGTCATGATGACCGAGAAACCACCGCTTCAGAAGGCTCAGATGGGGACGAAGATACTAAGCAAAAAAAGGAAACGAGATATACTCCGACTAAGGCTATATTGATACCTCAACCCTATATGCGTACAAGTAAAAGTAAAAGTGGGAGGGATAGCAGTGAAGGGACGAGAGAGAATAATATGGGTGGATTGGTTATGGTATGA